Genomic segment of Sphingopyxis lindanitolerans:
GATATAATCGTCCCAGACGATCTCGCTCATCGAGGCATCGGCGGATTTCCACGACACCATGAACACGGTCAGCCCCTGTTCGACCGCCCAGGCGACGAAGCTTTTCGCGGGATTGAGGTCGAGGATATAGAAACGGTTGATCCACGGCGGGAAGATGAGGAGTGGAACGGCCAGGACGTCCTTCGTCGTCGGCGCATATTGGATGAGCTGGTAAAGGTCGGTCTCGTGGATCACCTTGCCGGGGGTGGTCGCGATATTGACCCCGACCTCGAACGCATCGGGATCGACATGGCTGAGCTGCCCGCGCGACAGGTCGGTCAGCATATGCTTCAGGCCCTTGAGCAGGCTCTCGCCGCGCGTTTCGACCGCGCGGCGGATCACTTCGGGATTGGTGATCGCAAGGTTCGAGGGCGACAGCGCCTCGGCCATGCCCTTTGCCGCAAATTCCATTTTTGCGCGTGCATGGTCGTCGAGCCCCGTCATCTGGCGCGTCGTCGTCAGCAATTGATCGGCGAGCAGCCCATAGCTCTGGTGGATCAGCGCGAACACCGGGTTTTGGGTCCAGTCGGGATCGGCAAAGCGTTTGTCCCTGGGGGCATTGGCGGCGGGCGCGTCGGCGGCGGGCGCGAAGGGCGATTGCAGCGTCGCGAGCGAGGTCCAGAAAGCGGCGCCCTGTTCCCACATCTTCGACGATTGTTCGGCCCACGCCTGCGTCGTCGGATTCTGCAGCCAACGGGCGGGATCGAACAGGCCGGCGGCGGCGCTGTTGCCCTGGTTCGCCTGGCCGAGCGCATATTCGAGCATCAACTGCTGCGCGCGGCCCATCACGCTCGCCCAATGCTGCATGTCGTCGGGCGACGGCATGAAGGGATTCGGTGCCTCGGTCGCCGTGTCCTTGCCCGTGTCGTTCATGCTCGTTCCTGCTGGTCAGTGCGGATATTATGCCTATAACAAGCCGCGATGCGG
This window contains:
- a CDS encoding PHA/PHB synthase family protein, with the translated sequence MNDTGKDTATEAPNPFMPSPDDMQHWASVMGRAQQLMLEYALGQANQGNSAAAGLFDPARWLQNPTTQAWAEQSSKMWEQGAAFWTSLATLQSPFAPAADAPAANAPRDKRFADPDWTQNPVFALIHQSYGLLADQLLTTTRQMTGLDDHARAKMEFAAKGMAEALSPSNLAITNPEVIRRAVETRGESLLKGLKHMLTDLSRGQLSHVDPDAFEVGVNIATTPGKVIHETDLYQLIQYAPTTKDVLAVPLLIFPPWINRFYILDLNPAKSFVAWAVEQGLTVFMVSWKSADASMSEIVWDDYIAAQVDAIDMVREGLNVPTVHTIGYCVAGTTLAATLAMLAARGEAAKVQSVTFFTAQVDFELAGDLKMFVDDSYLNLLQQLSAPGFLDGRYMAATFNSLRGRDLIWNYVVSNYLLGNDYPPFDLLYWNGDVTNLPAKWHRQYLVDLYRDNRLVIPNSLSAMGTPIDLKKIGTPAYIQAGREDHIAPLASVWRLMDHLSGPKTFLLAGSGHIAGVVNPPAAGKYQYWTGDNSAPTLDDFVAGATETKGSWWPHWIGWISGQDSAKTPTKGSRIPGKGPKKAIEDAPGRYVKQR